Proteins encoded in a region of the Nitrospirota bacterium genome:
- a CDS encoding YncE family protein has translation MILRHLKYLALILLSVFLLSSIPLELNPKSIAINPSTDISVIPNEMSDSVSIIDMSTQKVISTIPVGKAPKGVSIDKALNLAVIGNSHDNIVSLIDMNTYRVIAVIPVGKSPEGIAIDSLTHRAFVANHKD, from the coding sequence ATGATATTGCGCCACCTAAAATATCTTGCCTTAATACTCCTATCTGTTTTTTTGCTTTCATCCATCCCTCTTGAGTTAAACCCAAAAAGCATTGCCATAAACCCCTCTACTGATATTTCAGTAATCCCAAACGAGATGTCTGATTCTGTCTCAATCATAGACATGAGCACACAGAAAGTCATCTCGACAATTCCTGTTGGCAAAGCTCCAAAAGGAGTCTCCATAGATAAAGCACTTAATTTGGCAGTCATCGGAAATAGCCATGACAACATAGTCTCCCTCATAGACATGAATACCTATCGGGTAATCGCAGTCATACCAGTTGGCAAATCACCTGAAGGCATTGCAATAGATTCACTTACACACAGGGCATTCGTTGCCAATCATAAAGACA